A window of Phragmites australis chromosome 15, lpPhrAust1.1, whole genome shotgun sequence genomic DNA:
TATTGATTAGATATCATATTGAGGAATCTGGACCACTTTACTAGTCTTGTCGGTAACAAGAGATTCCAATGTCATCATATTGCCATTGTGTGTAATCTCTCCACCGGAGTACAGGTGCCGTTTGATATGCTGAACAGAACAATGTGTCGTGCATATACTGATCGATTAATTGCTAAGTGCTGTTCTTTTcctttgtaaaataaaataaatttgagATAACTTTTTCGAGCAACAATATCAACAACGCTAGCATTTTTCTATATGACCACTACCGCATGGCCTGTGTTCATAAATATGGTATGGAGTAATATGTCCTAGAGTTAgatattttcagaaaaaaagaagtCGGTAGAAAAGAGACGATAAGAAACTGCTCACGAGCAATACCAACAACACCTCCACTGCCCTCCAATCGAATCTTTGGAAATGTACAGTACGGAGCATTATATAATTAAAAAAGTGTTCATGTAACATGTATGCATATGGTACCACAAACCCTAGTTGGCTAGCTAGGGTATAGGCAGATCTGTCCTCGATGGTTGAAATGACGACACTATGAACTCATAAGGTGATGAAGCTGGGGGGCTCCCTCGCACCATGGTTTGTGCACAACAAAGTTGCTATGGCCTCCTGATTCACTCTTTAGGTACACATGCTCATGACCTTTTTTACTACTAAACATATCTATGTAGGGGTGCTGATAACCACTGACAATGTGGACCTATATTCATGAGGCCCACCTATTAGTGGTTGAAAATGGGTACTGACAAATAATATTATGAGTAATTAAATAAGCCGTATAAGATTCCTAGATCTATATCTCGTTTTATTTTACTATAAAACAATGTATTGAACGATAGTGTTCATCGCCCTTTTATTTTAGAGTTGTCTAACATGCGCTTACAACTGTGTTACGTGATGCAAGACATAattggtgtatatatataggtaaCCGAAAGATTGAGTTCATTGCCCCTTATTTTCAAGTTGTTTAATATGCGCTTACAGCTGTGCTACGTGATGCAAGACACACCTGGTACGGAAAGTAACTGATGGGAAAAGTAGCAAGAGATTAATAAATTTGTATGAACATGTGAGCCCAATGGCTGCATCCATTGGCCTCTTTTAGAGTTATCCAATATGCACATATACATCTATGTTATGTCatgcactacacaacttgtatTGCATATACGTAATTGGAACCAGTGAACAAGTTAAATTACCTAATATATGTAGTAACATATTATTTCGATAAGGTTTGAattcttatttatattttgtatTATTGATTGACTTTTTGTATGttttcttatttatattttgtatTATTGGTTGACTTTTTGTATGTTTTGACTTTTTTGGAGTTCCGTAATTctagtatatatacatgagGATGATTCAAGCTTTTGTATATACCATTGATGATTGTTGGCAATACATATGGATGGTTGAACATAATTAATAGTATTATTTTGCAAAaagacaaaaataataatactgTAAAATTCTTCACACAATTCTAAAAGATTAGGATTTTTCAAGAAAGATATTGTCAGAAAAGGGAAACAATCACCAGCAATTTAACTCCTCGTGCTCATCCTTTGACAACAAACTAATCAACTGAACTTGCCGAGCCTCAATTGCACAAAGAGTTTGCAAAACTATTTATACCATTTTAAAAGCCTAACTAATTGAACAAATTTTGATAGATTGGTAATTTGCTATAAACTAACTAAATTGATGTTGAAGCTTTTATAATGAAAGCCTTAGAGCATCTCTAAAATTCATCCCCTATATCCTCGTATAGGGAGCTTTCCTAATAATATTTTCTCCTTAAATCTCCTTCCTCTCTAATAGACTCTCAATACCATATTCTCTATATTTTCTCTTATATATCACCGACAAAGAGCTCCCTTACTGCCTCATCCTCTCTATTCCCACCACCTCCCAGACCCTCTCCTCCAAGCTCCAGCCTCTCGGATTCCATCCCCATCTTTGAGCTACCAGGCCGCAAAGATAAAGCTCTCCATCCAATCGTTTGCCAAGAAGCTCTCCATCCTGTCCCTGAAGCGGACGTGGGGCGGCAAGAAGGACGGCAACGACAAGCGGTCCCTCTCATGCAATGAGGCGTCGGCGTCTTTGTCCTCCTCGGATGACACGCTGGCACGGTCCTCTACGCCATTGTCTGTGCTGGTCCCCATGGAGATCCTGCGACGGGAGCTAGAGACCCGGCCACAGGGAGCCCTCTGATGACGAGCTCGACGTCGTTTCTGCCATGGCCACGTAGCCGCCAGCCCCTGGCGGTGAGGACGAGCTGATGGAAGCGTTCAGGTTGTTCAATGCCAATGGCTACAGTCGCATCACGGTTGAGGAGCTCCACGCCATGATGGAGTCCATCCAAGCGCAAGTCTGGGCCAAGGCAGGTGGGTGGGGATGGGGATGGATAGGGAGCAAGAGTTGTTCGCTAGAAGTAGCAAGGTTGGAGGGTGATTTTAGGGCTTGGTAAAGATAGGGTGGCATATTGGAAAGCCGTTGGAGTGATTTTTTAAGTCAAATTCTCAAAATATAGCTATTGGGAGTTGGATAGGGCTTCTCTTGGATATGCTCTTACATCTTCTTTCTTAGCTAAGGTCAGAAGGTGGGGCAGCCCATACACATGTCGCATCCCAATTCTGTAAGCATGCCATTAAGCAtgttcatgcatgcatcatgagcatcatgtttatttgttaagCATATGATGAGTgttttttattctaaattatGCTTTAACTTTTGTTTAGAGTTATGAAAATACCTTATTGTcgagttttcttttagtttaACCTCCACTTGCGTTGTGggtgaatccatttaaaatgggttcatctcatTTTGTAATCACGGCATAAAAATTCCTAGAAATTTTTGGAGCATTAGAGCACCTCATTTTTGGATATTAAAATCGGGAGAGGAAGAAATGGTTTTGGAGCTGAATGACTTGTTTCACTAACACGTGGGATCCACTAGATGGCCTCACCACCTCTCCCTTTTCTCCCACTCAACTGCCACCCTAGCAGCCCCaccctcactccctcactcttaTTCACGtgccctctccccctccccaaACCGAGCAGCACCaagggctgctgctgctctctcctctccctccctcaaaCTCTCCACTCTCCACATAAAATCTGCCTTCTAGAAGCAAAATCAAGATATGCATGTTATCCCATTGAGTTCCCCACCTCTCTAGTTCTCTATCGATCTAAGATTtttgtgcatgcatgaagatttggaggTTTTGCAAATCAGATTCGTCACCTCTCCTTCACTGATTTTTAGCAGCACTTTGGCCTCTCTTCTGAACTCTTTTCCATTGATTTTCTCCTTCAACCAACGgccaccaacctccacaagaccttgggtaagtcctttTTCCTTGGAGGGAATGCacatttggtttggttggattcATTTCTAGGAGTTGTGTTCTTGAAGTGGCGAAGCACCATGTTCGTTCTTGATGAAGTGGAGCTAGTAGGAAAGGTTTAGATAAGTTTGAGCTAGTGATTTGAGCTTGTGGAGTGAGTAACTTAAGTTTAGAAACAATGCTTTAGTGCCTATTCATGTTTAGGTGGTTGAATTTTAatatgcaagttgaatcggccGAAGAATCATCAAAAAAACTTGTGTTCTACTACCactcggaagttccgggtaTACCCCGGAAGTTTTGGATTAACCCAAGCAATTTTAACCGAGAACCTCCTCCTGGAAGTCCCAGATATAGCCCGAAAGATCCGGACTAAACCAAGCAAAGCCAAACCAAGAGCCCCTGCCCGCAGCAACACCCGGATGTTCCTATCCAACCTGAAAGTTTCGACCTCAACCCGGAACCTCTGAGTTAATCAAAGGTTGCAACCTGAGGACCCCTATCCGGAGGTTAACCTAGAAGTTCCGAGTTTAATCCAGAACTTTCGACTTCTATTCAGAGGTTCCAAAGTTGTTTAGATCTTAGAATTCGTTAATCCGTTCGTGTGTCTTATACTTTTAACTTGTTGTTGTGCTACATCATCTTTTGTTATGAATCTTGTAGCATGCATCTTTGCagctcattcatgctcatcacattACACGTATTCTTTTTTATTGAACGAAGGATCGGAGTGTGACGCGTGCATGATCGAGGACGATCTGAATTTTGTGGCTATTAATTGTGAAGCTGAGCAGCAAGgtaagtatctaagcatactctagctattattttggatcatatgatgtctaatttgataatttatgcTTTATTATGTTATGCATGTAGTTAGTCATTGTCGGGTTTGATgggtagatcctaattgttgtaGTTCATTACCTTGATGTTGTTTATCTCTTGATATATTGTAACTCAGGTTATCGTTATGTGTTTGTTAAACGTAAAATGAACACGATGCGCTTAGCAAGCTtaggtcttcggtagaagtcaagcggtggaatgttccatcgttcgcgagctatagagCTAATTACTTTCAAGGATAATGATGATAGAGGGATctgtaagttagtgaggatgaggcgaagTTCGggcgggcaatagggatggctcgataAGGGAGTCTCGGATTCTATAGGCCCGCTTGAACCGATTAAGCATTgaccgttgttgcagttgactttagcatttgtccgtacttaccacatatccgtATATGGGATGGATGAGtcgaataccttatgtagctgtgTTCTTTTGACGTGCTAGTATCGGGTGTTGTcggtataataggcttgtaagtggtatctagtttgctcgagAAGTAGTCCTAAATGACCTCCGCACGCTAAGGCACTGTTCAAATAGTTAgagcttatttgggaaaggttgacatgactACCCCTTGTGTCGACCTATGTGTACATTTGATTAAGTGTAGATGCTCGCACTCTAGAGTCAAATTCTGCCTTTGCaattaaattcatttaaccttgaGGCTGATTCCTTGCTACGCATCCTCAAATGTATTCTTCTTaaagtcgggctatttatatgtactcattatggattcaatcttgcaagtaccttcatactcatatTGCTTTATTTTTCAAGTGAGGAAGAGCTAATGTTCGGCTCCTTTACGCCCATCGATGCCGGCGAAGGGCAGGAGTAGCAGTGCTTTACTTGATGCTAACCAGTGGTGCCTTAGGGCAATGGCACAATTGAAACAACAAAAGGCAATGACACCATCACCTTTTTCTATTTCAGTTATTTTCCACACGTTAGTTGCTAGAGGATGAACTTATCTTATAATATCCTCTCTAGCATGCTTTGATGTCCTTTAAGAGCTGAAAATTGTAATGTTAGCTCTCAACCTTTGACTTTAGTTTGTAGCTTTAAAATCATAGACTTGTAATATTATCtaagacttgtaacttatttCAATTACCCATTCTTTATTATGTCCtgtgatgatgtgcttattataaagacatgtgtttcgatcttaaGCATAAAATACATGACAGGACTACCAAGAttatattctagttaatcatcgcAATCGTGATTATATAAataatcaacttaatgattaattagaatacaatttggatagTTCTCCACAACACACATTTCCGTGTGAACACGAAATATGCTTCTATGCCTTAAAAATGGCATGAAATGAGCCGCCATATCAATTAGATTTAGTTTGAAGACTACTATATTTTGTTTACAAGTTAAATGAAATATATATGGACAAAATAGTCCAACCAACCATGCATGTTAGCTCGCATCAACATGCATGCCCTGCTGGTAGTATTATTTGGAATACGTATATATACTAGCTCCAGTCTCATGTTATAAGTTAAACAACACATTTTGCAGTTGATATGCATCTTCCATTACCATTTCTATTATAGTGTATGTGTAAGCCTAATAAACCTATAACACAAGATAGTGTTTATGCTTGGTGACATGTTGGCCTGTTAGAGCACCTTGGATGACAAGAAACAAAATGATTTTCGATAAGTCGCTACGAAGTAATACCCACTTGGGATAATTGGAGAACTGCCTTCAACCATGAATTTACCTTGATTATCCATATAGAAAAAGGATGATATTTACTTATTGGAAATTATTTGAATAAAGTACAGCAAAGTAAGTTGGGATAATTTGATGTATTATATTTGTATGTATCATTGTCATCGGCAGTAACGGAATATATATGACTAAGTACGTGTTTTTCTGTGAACGGATAAAATACAAGTCAATTCACCCTGTGTGATTCAGATAGGATTGAACAAGAGATAGGTAGGTACAAGGACCAAAAACTATAAATTAACTATAAGCATTTTTTTACATCGAATTGCACAATAATGTACTTAGCAGTAAATTTCCAGCGATGTGTCGATACGTCGTTTACGTACGTACCGACGGCCTGACTTAcatattcttcttgttgccgaTGTATGTATGTGCCTTTGGGTTTTTGTCAGTTAGCCATCGATCTCATCTGATATATTCTCACACTTAGATATAGCATCTATGACCACAAACCTAGTCAGAATCGTATATCGAACAAAGCTAGCCGGCCAGCATGCAAGCTAGGACCATCTATCAATTAAACACTGTAAACTCTTTGACCTCGAATTGTACAACATTATTATaagtctctctctctatatataattGGCACAAATATGAAGAATCGATCAGTGCATCTATCAGCTCCATGAGACACACAACTTCGTTCACCATCCGGTTGCTCGTGTGCAAGCTAATGAGCTATGATCGATTGACTTGGAAAGGCATGGTCGGTCAGTCGGGGGCAGACCGAGAGAAAACGCCGGCGGCCTTGGGAGGGAGAGTCAATCGCATGCAATGCAGGTCTGGAGATTTTTACATGGCCTTCCACACACAATACTTATTAAATACATTAATTTGCATTGAGATTCCTACCAAAGAagtaagtgaaaaaaaattatgtggtaaataagaaaaataaaaaaatagataagtaTCAGATGTGAGAGATTTACAGTTAAGATAAGTCATATGTACACAAATTCATACGGTTTTGTATTGCTCATCTAAATCAAGAGGAAGTTTTCATATGATATTGCCCACACAAGGCTTATTAAAATTTATCATGATTATTCATTTATATTGAGATGGATGCATACCGGAAAATTAGGCGTGTGAAACCAAAAGCGAAAAGCATCAGACTACAGAACCAACGGTCCACGACGAATTGAAGCAGGCGTCCAATCTCCGCATCCTCACCGTCCGCCTGGTGGGCCCCATGCTTCTTAGCTGGGGTATCCCATGCTCACTGCCACTTGGGCCCCAGCTACTGAAACGGCTCGCCTGCTACCTATAAAAACCGCCTCGAAGGCGACGCAGCCAATCACAACAAACAGAggaggtctcgggctcgacGATCACCCTTGGGTTGGGTTTGGGCTAGCTACAAGCgctgtgacctgtcactgacGCCATGgtcatggaggaggaggaggcgctcgTGCAGAAGATCGCCGGGCTGGCCGCGGCCATCGGCAAGCTGCCGTCGCTGAGCCCGTCGCCGGAGGTGAACGCGCTGTTCACGGAGCTCGTGACGGCCTGCATCCCGCCGAGCACCATCGACGTCGAGCACCTCGGCCCGGAGGCGCAGGACATGCGCGCGCGGCTCATCCGCCTCTGCGCCGACGCCGAGGGCCTGCTCGAGGCGCACTACTCCgacctcctcgccgccttcgACAACCCGCTCGACCACCTCAAGCTCTTCCCCTACTTCAACAACTACATCATGCTCAGCCAGCTCGAGTACGGCCTCCTGGCGCGCCACGTTCCCggtccggcgccggcgcgcgtGGCGTTCGTCGGCTCCGGCCCGCTCCCGCTCAGCTCGCTCGTGCTCGCCGCTCGCCACCTGCCGGCTGCGTCCTTCGACAACTACGACATCTGCGGCGAGGCCAACGACCGGGCGCG
This region includes:
- the LOC133891951 gene encoding nicotianamine synthase 3-like — translated: MVMEEEEALVQKIAGLAAAIGKLPSLSPSPEVNALFTELVTACIPPSTIDVEHLGPEAQDMRARLIRLCADAEGLLEAHYSDLLAAFDNPLDHLKLFPYFNNYIMLSQLEYGLLARHVPGPAPARVAFVGSGPLPLSSLVLAARHLPAASFDNYDICGEANDRARRLVRADEDLGARMAFRTSDVADVTQEMSTYDVVFLAALVGMAAEEKARVVEHLGRHMAPGAALVVRSAHGARGFLYPVVDPEEIRRGGFDVLAVHHPEGEVINSVIIARKPVPMDGQGHAHAHCAVVSRPCLRCEMEARAHQKMEEMAMEELPS